One Setaria viridis chromosome 3, Setaria_viridis_v4.0, whole genome shotgun sequence DNA window includes the following coding sequences:
- the LOC140222258 gene encoding uncharacterized protein — MCEESAKQMTWHKNGRRYNADKLVHPSDGEAWTKFDAIYDEKAREARNVRVALATNGFNPYGMAAAPYTCWPMFVIPLNLPPGVIFQRQNIFLSLIIPEHPGNNMSVYMEPLIDDLVRAWEEGVWTYDRATRTNFKMHIWYHYSLHDLPAYGIFCGWCVHGKFPCPVCKASVKFTWLTKGGKYSSFDKHRQFLPPDHPFRTDIRNFTKDVVVNEPPLQMLTLALVRAQIDALEVNNHEGGFVGYGEQHAWTQKSCLWNLPYFYDLLLPHNIDVMHTEKNIAEAIFGTIMDIPDKTKDNVKARVDQARLCNRPKLDMMPPRAGKSWRKPKADFVLTRAQKREVLEWFQTLMFPDGYAANLKRGVNLATMRINGLKSHDYHVWLERLLPVMVRGYVPDNVWQVLAELSNFFRQLCAKELSRTVVAEMERMAPGISS; from the exons ATGTGTGAAGAATCCGCAAAACAAATGACATGGCATAAAaacggacgtcgatacaatgctgacaagctggtacatccatccgatggtgaagcctggacaaagtttgatgcCATTTATGATGAGAAAGCTcgagaggctcgtaatgtacgtgttgcgctcgCAACAAATGGGTTCAATCCgtatggaatggcggctgccCCGTACACATGTTGGCCTATGtttgttatccccctgaatctcccccctggtgtcATCTTTCAGCGACAAAACATATTtttatcgttgataattccagaacacccagggaataatatgagtgtgtacatggagcctctgatagatgatttggtccgtgcatgggaggaaggggtatggacatacgaccggGCTACacggacaaacttcaagatgcatatttggtaccactactccctgcatgacttgccggcatatggtattttctgtggctggtgtgttcacgggaagttcccctgcccagtatgcaaggcttcaGTGAAGTTCACTTGGTTGACCaagggtggcaagtattcttcattcgataaacatcgacaattccttcctcctgaccatcctttcagaacagatattagaaattttacgaaagatgtcgtagttaatgAGCCCCCACTGCAGATGTTGACCTTAGCCTTGGTTCGTGCTCAGATAGACGCTCTTGAGGTCAATAATCATGAAGGTGGgtttgtgggatatggcgagcaacatgcttggactcagaagtcttgcttgtggaatctcccctatttttacgatcttcttctcccacataatattgatgttatgcacactgaaaagaacatcgctgaggcaatttttggtacaatcatggacattcctgacaagacaaaggataacgttaaggctagagtggatcaagcaaggttatgcaacagaccaaagctagacatgaTGCCTCCTAGAgccggcaagtcgtggagaaagcctaaggccgattttgtcctgacgagggcccaaaagagggaggtattagaatggttccaaacgttaatgttccctgatgggtatgcagcgaatttgaagaggggagtgaacctagctactatgcgaatcaacgggctcaaaagtcatgattaccacgtatggcttgagcgcctactcccggtgatggttcgaggctatgtacCTGATAATGTCTGGcaagtgctagcggagttgagcaatttcttccgtcaGCTTTGTGCTAAGGAATTATCTcggaccgtggttgcagaaatggaaagaatggcgcct gGAATTTCATCGTAA